In the Leptospira bourretii genome, one interval contains:
- a CDS encoding sigma-70 family RNA polymerase sigma factor produces MKQTSYTNEEILEIVKACGGGDEKSLQTFFDIYSQDIYNFPIRVFHLSEDDASDYYIYAFERLKTGKRFKSFVGKSSFKTWFFSVLRNLLIDWQRTKREVKTQTISKVNKEGKEYSTIEDEPDKRSEALALAIDVSDQFHSILSTIKIENRVVFKLSFVYYLHLDPEEVRFVAEKTNRSEEEIRVEVLRLREELSGREEENLKMEDKITSLYLNILDLKEQKKSKAQGDSVEAQYYKERLDHALAKKYEQRKKLIEKKQKGHFLVRTPYREIARILGISEGGVSVTLLRVLEKMQKKMHSMAGEG; encoded by the coding sequence ATGAAACAGACTTCTTATACCAACGAAGAAATTTTAGAGATTGTCAAAGCCTGTGGTGGTGGAGACGAAAAATCTCTCCAAACATTTTTTGATATCTATTCGCAAGATATTTACAATTTTCCCATCCGTGTTTTCCACTTAAGTGAAGATGATGCATCTGATTATTATATCTATGCATTTGAAAGGTTAAAAACCGGGAAACGTTTCAAAAGTTTTGTGGGAAAATCTAGCTTTAAAACCTGGTTTTTCTCAGTCCTTCGCAATTTACTCATTGATTGGCAACGCACCAAACGAGAAGTCAAAACCCAAACGATTTCCAAAGTCAATAAGGAAGGAAAAGAATATAGTACGATCGAAGATGAACCTGACAAAAGATCAGAAGCTTTGGCCTTAGCAATCGATGTATCAGACCAATTTCATTCCATACTATCCACAATCAAAATTGAAAACCGAGTGGTTTTCAAATTGTCCTTTGTTTATTACCTCCATCTAGATCCAGAAGAGGTTCGTTTCGTAGCCGAAAAAACCAATCGTTCCGAAGAAGAGATCCGGGTTGAAGTTTTACGTCTTCGGGAAGAACTTTCCGGCCGTGAAGAAGAAAACTTAAAAATGGAAGATAAAATCACTTCCCTGTATTTGAATATTCTGGATTTGAAAGAACAGAAAAAATCCAAGGCACAAGGGGATTCTGTAGAAGCACAATATTATAAAGAACGTTTGGACCACGCCCTTGCGAAAAAGTACGAACAAAGAAAAAAACTAATCGAGAAAAAGCAAAAAGGGCACTTTCTCGTCCGGACACCGTACAGAGAGATTGCCAGAATCTTAGGGATTTCCGAAGGTGGAGTCAGTGTGACCTTGCTAAGAGTTCTCGAAAAAATGCAAAAAAAAATGCATTCGATGGCTGGAGAGGGCTGA
- a CDS encoding M23 family metallopeptidase — MRSIVVVLSLLASFIFAEEPISDIKPEFVWPIQGLELPGLITSTFGESRKDHFHNGLDISSVLQPVKSMSQGFILYSRYAEDDPFEEERGSGNIVWIAHKNGYVSGYYHLGGTRNETVRTGKQVSAGDTIGISGNTGHSTGGHLHFVLGKDYGKTLLDPLTYLPPVEDTMPPQIANLFIHVGENYTNLNDGDNINVSKAFPLTVSILDGGIKNSQRRGIKEVKFLFNGEAYKQANFESLRFEEGKWKTKEGHSFDDLFFKDRYLVGVLNLKAGENTIKVQTKDFSGQNSERSFSINITRISGGN; from the coding sequence ATGAGAAGTATTGTTGTAGTATTGAGTCTCTTGGCAAGTTTTATTTTCGCAGAGGAACCCATCTCTGATATAAAACCCGAGTTTGTTTGGCCCATCCAGGGTTTGGAATTGCCTGGTCTCATCACGAGCACCTTCGGTGAGTCCAGAAAAGACCATTTTCACAATGGATTGGACATTTCTTCGGTTTTACAACCTGTCAAAAGTATGAGCCAGGGATTCATCCTATACTCCCGTTATGCGGAGGACGACCCATTTGAAGAGGAACGTGGGTCTGGAAATATTGTCTGGATTGCACATAAAAACGGTTATGTGAGCGGGTACTACCATTTAGGTGGGACAAGAAATGAAACGGTTCGGACAGGCAAACAGGTCTCTGCCGGTGATACCATTGGAATTTCTGGAAATACAGGACATTCCACCGGAGGCCACCTACACTTTGTTTTGGGAAAGGATTATGGAAAAACTCTCCTCGATCCCCTAACCTACCTACCTCCAGTGGAAGACACAATGCCTCCACAGATTGCCAATCTCTTCATCCATGTAGGGGAAAATTACACCAATCTCAACGATGGTGACAATATCAATGTGTCCAAAGCTTTTCCTCTTACCGTCAGTATCCTAGATGGGGGAATCAAAAATAGCCAAAGAAGAGGAATCAAAGAAGTAAAATTTCTTTTTAATGGAGAGGCTTATAAACAAGCAAACTTTGAATCCTTACGTTTTGAAGAAGGAAAATGGAAAACCAAAGAGGGACATAGTTTTGATGATTTGTTTTTTAAGGATCGTTATTTGGTAGGTGTTCTCAATCTAAAGGCAGGTGAAAATACCATCAAAGTACAAACAAAAGATTTTAGCGGACAAAATTCTGAACGAAGTTTCAGCATCAACATAACAAGAATTAGTGGGGGGAATTAA
- a CDS encoding AMP-dependent synthetase/ligase, translating to MRTMIDFYLNLPAKFGNKNAFATRMGTGVYQYKTYDDLLIDAKDLAFGLKGSLSEREKVAIFADNAYEWIQTSIAVTLLGAVDVPRASDVTEHDILYILNHSESKILFVENEVVFKKVIRLESELEFLKEIVIMYPPKEGNKEIGSRKIKISTLQELVAKGKELRKADPSDTIFLNNTIKESDLFTMIYTSGTTGTPKGVMLTQGNILFQLQNLPIRLQKGDRTLSILPIWHIFERIFEIFSLYYGACTYYSSVRTLKEDLRFVKPHFMASAPRLWESIYSGILGTLAKSSPVKQKMFQLAMFFAKRFFLSRQVITGNVLDIHPVVFWKQSIRFLYHLYRFFLVSIPHLFFDFLVLSKIRKATGGELRGSCSGGGALPYHVDEFFNTIGIPVLEGYGMTETAPVLAMRTFEEIIPGSVGRIFPKTNLRLVDLHTGEVFLDTEIGKFVFGRKGEIHVKGKQVMAGYYKNPDATNKVLVDGWLNTGDLGIFTANHNLRIVGRSKETIVLLGGENVEPVPIESKILESEWIDQCMVVGQDQKYLSVLVYPNISRFEEPFTGEFWKQKEVIQKIETEIKAKVNAQTGFKSFERVVGLVVLPKPFEVGDELTAKLSLKRHVITDKYKSEISALYSNN from the coding sequence ATGCGAACCATGATTGATTTTTATTTAAACCTTCCGGCAAAATTCGGTAACAAAAATGCTTTTGCAACACGGATGGGCACCGGTGTTTATCAGTATAAAACTTATGATGACTTGCTCATCGATGCAAAGGATTTGGCCTTTGGGCTAAAAGGGAGTTTGTCCGAAAGAGAAAAAGTGGCTATTTTTGCGGACAATGCGTACGAGTGGATACAAACAAGCATTGCAGTGACACTGCTTGGAGCTGTCGATGTTCCGAGAGCCTCTGATGTAACAGAACATGATATTTTGTACATTCTAAATCATTCTGAATCCAAAATACTTTTTGTAGAAAACGAAGTTGTATTTAAAAAAGTGATTCGATTAGAATCCGAATTGGAATTTTTAAAGGAAATTGTAATCATGTATCCTCCCAAAGAGGGAAATAAAGAAATTGGTTCTAGGAAAATTAAAATATCTACCTTGCAAGAGTTAGTTGCTAAAGGGAAAGAACTTCGTAAAGCCGATCCATCGGATACAATATTTTTAAACAACACCATAAAAGAATCCGATTTGTTTACCATGATTTATACTTCTGGAACGACAGGTACTCCCAAAGGTGTTATGTTAACCCAAGGAAATATCCTCTTCCAACTACAGAATCTCCCGATTCGTTTACAAAAAGGAGACCGAACTTTATCGATTTTACCGATTTGGCATATCTTCGAAAGAATTTTTGAAATCTTTAGTTTGTATTACGGTGCTTGTACTTATTATAGTAGCGTTCGTACATTAAAGGAAGACTTACGATTTGTAAAACCTCATTTTATGGCCTCGGCTCCAAGGTTATGGGAAAGTATATATTCAGGAATCCTTGGAACACTTGCCAAGTCTTCACCTGTAAAACAAAAGATGTTCCAACTTGCGATGTTTTTTGCCAAAAGATTTTTTCTTTCAAGACAAGTCATCACAGGAAACGTTTTAGACATTCATCCTGTTGTGTTTTGGAAACAATCCATTCGATTTCTTTATCATCTGTATCGATTTTTTTTAGTGAGTATACCTCATCTCTTTTTTGATTTTTTAGTTTTATCAAAAATTAGAAAAGCAACAGGAGGGGAACTTCGAGGATCTTGTTCCGGTGGGGGAGCATTGCCATACCATGTGGATGAATTTTTTAATACAATTGGTATCCCAGTTTTAGAAGGGTATGGAATGACGGAAACGGCACCTGTTCTTGCGATGAGAACCTTTGAAGAAATCATTCCTGGTTCTGTGGGTCGTATTTTTCCAAAAACTAATTTACGTCTTGTGGACCTTCATACAGGAGAAGTTTTTTTAGATACTGAAATTGGAAAATTTGTATTTGGAAGAAAGGGCGAAATCCATGTAAAAGGCAAACAAGTAATGGCCGGTTATTATAAAAATCCAGATGCCACAAATAAAGTTTTGGTCGATGGATGGTTGAATACAGGTGACCTAGGAATTTTTACAGCAAATCATAATTTACGAATTGTGGGACGTTCGAAAGAAACCATAGTTTTGTTAGGTGGCGAGAATGTGGAGCCAGTTCCTATTGAATCAAAAATTTTAGAATCGGAATGGATCGATCAGTGTATGGTTGTGGGACAAGACCAAAAGTATTTGAGTGTCCTAGTATACCCGAATATATCTAGATTTGAAGAACCATTTACGGGAGAATTTTGGAAACAAAAAGAAGTCATTCAGAAAATAGAAACAGAAATCAAAGCAAAAGTGAATGCACAAACTGGATTCAAATCCTTTGAAAGAGTTGTAGGTCTTGTAGTTTTGCCAAAACCTTTTGAAGTAGGTGATGAACTGACGGCAAAACTTTCTTTAAAAAGACATGTGATTACCGATAAATACAAATCGGAGATTTCAGCTTTGTATTCTAACAACTAA
- a CDS encoding AraC family transcriptional regulator, whose amino-acid sequence METGSVSLNLLFEFLWMGSGSVFCLIWSLSNLVRNSNLSGFVWSFILFSTGLWLLTGAFMFTGFYKYLPIIALVHIPFVFLSSTLLYFYLEYLFLEKPIQIKIYHFLPAFVSVLLLFPFYFGSDSYQLDVLEQMTKTEYGSVVVGLNFGIKLSILLSVGLFLLKEWIPNVRLSVFFTKKAIYSLIFILLIWIDLLLGSIGFTFQIPFFRKLSAYLLPVLMYFYYFTRELWAPFVSDVRDSIQRNKYEKSKLVSVQLETIDQRLYELMREKVFCDEDLSLSKLAEMAEVKPGQLSEYFHKRYGFGFYQYINQYRIEEAKRLLLESEERSILSIADSVGFNSKSTFNRVFLETVGSTPSEFRKQSKLT is encoded by the coding sequence GTGGAGACTGGATCTGTATCCTTAAATCTTTTATTTGAGTTTCTTTGGATGGGATCTGGGTCCGTATTTTGTTTGATCTGGTCTCTATCCAATTTAGTTCGAAACAGCAATCTTTCTGGATTTGTTTGGTCTTTTATTTTATTTTCCACAGGACTTTGGTTACTTACCGGTGCTTTTATGTTCACCGGGTTTTATAAATACCTCCCAATCATTGCACTTGTTCATATCCCGTTTGTATTTCTATCCTCAACATTACTTTATTTTTATTTAGAATATTTGTTTTTGGAAAAACCGATCCAAATCAAAATTTATCATTTTCTTCCTGCTTTTGTTTCTGTTTTACTTTTGTTTCCCTTTTATTTCGGATCAGATTCCTACCAGTTAGATGTTTTGGAACAAATGACCAAAACAGAATATGGATCGGTGGTGGTTGGCTTAAACTTTGGTATTAAACTTTCTATTTTACTTTCAGTTGGATTGTTTCTTCTGAAAGAATGGATTCCGAATGTACGTTTGTCTGTTTTTTTTACAAAAAAAGCAATTTATTCTCTAATATTCATTCTATTGATCTGGATCGATTTGTTACTGGGAAGTATTGGATTTACATTTCAAATTCCTTTTTTTCGTAAACTCAGTGCTTATCTTTTACCGGTTCTTATGTACTTTTATTATTTTACTCGTGAACTTTGGGCTCCGTTTGTTTCGGATGTTCGCGATAGTATCCAAAGAAATAAATATGAAAAATCTAAGTTGGTATCTGTTCAGTTAGAAACCATCGACCAAAGATTGTATGAATTGATGAGAGAAAAAGTGTTCTGTGATGAAGACTTAAGTCTTTCCAAACTAGCTGAGATGGCAGAAGTCAAACCTGGCCAACTTTCTGAATACTTTCATAAACGGTATGGGTTTGGATTTTACCAATACATCAACCAATATAGGATCGAAGAAGCAAAACGTTTGTTATTGGAATCGGAGGAAAGGTCGATTCTTTCCATTGCCGATTCAGTTGGATTTAATTCTAAATCCACTTTTAATCGAGTTTTTTTGGAAACGGTTGGTTCTACTCCTTCCGAGTTTCGAAAACAATCAAAACTGACTTAA